CTGGCGGCCGCGCTGGCCGCCCCGCTGGTGCTCTTCCTCGCGGGCCGGCGCGGCGCGTCGGAGCCGGGAGGGGAGGAACGGTGAACGTCTGGTTCGCGATCGGGGCGACCGCGGTCGGCGCCTACGCCGTCAAGCTCGCGGGGCTGCTGGTGCCCGAGGGCGTCCTGGAACGGCCCCTCGTGCGGCGGCTGGCCGCTCTGCTGCCCGTCGCCCTGCTGGGCGCCCTCACGGCCCAGCAGACGTTCGCCGACGGCCGCGCGCTCGTCCTGGACGCCCGCGCGGCCGGGCTCGCCGCGGCCGCCGTCGCCCTGGTGCTGCGCGCACCCTTCCTGCTGGTGGTGGCCGCCGCGGTGGTGGTGACGGCGGGGGTACGG
The DNA window shown above is from Streptomyces sp. NBC_00670 and carries:
- a CDS encoding AzlD domain-containing protein; translated protein: MNVWFAIGATAVGAYAVKLAGLLVPEGVLERPLVRRLAALLPVALLGALTAQQTFADGRALVLDARAAGLAAAAVALVLRAPFLLVVAAAVVVTAGVRAMTG